From Solanum lycopersicum chromosome 8, SLM_r2.1, the proteins below share one genomic window:
- the LOC101245869 gene encoding F-box protein PP2-B1, protein MGSSFSVLIPQFSSTVTQQTHPSLGDLPESCVASVLVYMDPPQICKLSMLNRAFRGASSADFVWESKLPMNYTSIIQRVFAGRNFPANLCKRDIYAKLCRPNSFDGGSKKVWLDKKTGRVCMSISSSGLVITGIDDRRYWSRIETDESRFKSVAYLQQIWWFEVDGEVDFPFPVGSYSIFFRLQVGRASWRFGRRVCNSEHVHGWDRKPVRFQLSTSDGQQATTQCYLNEPGIWKYHHVGDFVATGSVEPMKVKYSLTQIDCTHTKGGLCVDSVLICPVEFTERLKQSF, encoded by the exons ATGGGTTCTTCGTTTTCTGTGTTGATTCCTCAGTTTTCATCTACTGTTACTCAGCAAACTCACCCAAGTCTTGGTGATTTGCCGGAAAGTTGTGTAGCTTCAGTTCTTGTATACATGGACCCGCCTCAGATCTGTAAATTATCTATGCTTAATAGGGCTTTTAGAGGCGCTTCTTCTGCTGATTTTGTGTGGGAGTCAAAGTTGCCTATGAATTACACCTCTATTATTCAAAGGGTCTTTGCTGGTCGAAATTTTCCGGCTAATTTGTGTAAAAGAGATATTTATGCTAAGCTTTGTCGACCTAATTCTTTTGATGGTGGCTCAAAG AAAGTTTGGTTAGATAAGAAAACTGGAAGAGTTTGTATGTCTATATCTTCAAGTGGCTTGGTGATAACGGGCATCGATGATAGGAGATATTGGAGTCGGATTGAAACTGATGAATCAAG ATTCAAGTCTGTTGCATATCTCCAGCAGATCTGGTGGTTCGAAGTTGATGGAGAGGTTGATTTCCCATTCCCCGTTGGGTCCTATAGCATATTCTTCAGACTACAAGTAGGACGAGCCTCTTGGAGATTTGGACGCCGAGTCTGCAACTCCGAGCATGTTCATGGTTGGGATAGGAAACCGGTGCGGTTTCAGCTGTCGACATCAGATGGTCAACAAGCTACAACTCAATGCTACTTGAACGAACCTGGAATATGGAAGTACCACCATGTAGGTGACTTCGTTGCTACGGGTTCAGTAGAACCCATGAAAGTTAAATATTCGTTGACTCAGATAGATTGTACACATACTAAAGGTGGACTATGTGTAGATTCTGTACTGATATGTCCAGTAGAGTTTACAGAGAGGTTGAAGCAGAGTTTTTGA
- the NAOAT gene encoding N2-acetylornithine aminotransferase, translated as MSSSSTFFLTNSFSSVSGSTHLRRLFNNVRYGSGGGGGGVRIAASLNVEVQAPDLSKEVMDESNKVFVGTYARAPLVLSSGKGCKLYDIEGREYLDLTSGIAVNALGHGDSDWIRAVTEQANVLTHVSNLYYTLPQLELAKRLVANSFADRVFLSNSGTEANEAAIKFARKFQRFSHPDEKQPPVEFIAFSNCFHGRTMGAVALTSKEYYRSPFEPIMPGVTFLEYGNVQAAKELIQSGKIAAVFVEPIQGEGGIYSATQEFLQALRTACDSAGSLLVFDEVQCGLGRTGHLWAHEAYGIYPDIMTLAKPLAGGLPIGAVLVTERVAAAINYGDHGSTFAGGPLVCNAAVAVLDKISGPGFLASVAKKGQDFKELLVKKLGGNSHVRDVRGVGLIIGIDLDVPASPLVEACQQSGLLVLTAGKGNVVRLVPPLTITEQELDHAAEILFNCLPVLDKTANN; from the exons ATGAGCTCTTCATCAACCTTTTTCCTCACCAACTCCTTTTCATCGGTTTCGGGTTCTACCCATCTCCGCCGTTTATTCAACAATGTTAGGTATGGCAGCGGCGGCGGCGGCGGCGGAGTTAGAATTGCCGCTAGCCTTAATGTGGAAGTGCAGGCACCGGATTTGAGCAAAGAGGTGATGGATGAATCTAACAAGGTTTTTGTGGGTACATATGCTAGGGCTCCATTGGTTTTGTCGAGTGGCAAAGGGTGTAAATTGTACGATATTGAAGGGCGAGAGTATTTGGATTTGACCTCTGGTATAGCTGTGAATGCACTTGGACATGGTGATTCTGATTGGATTAGGGCAGTTACTGAACAAGCTAATGTCTTAACTCATGTCAGCAATCTTTACTATACTCTCCCTCAG CTGGAGCTTGCAAAACGCCTGGTTGCTAATTCTTTTGCAGACCGTGTTTTTTTGTCGAATTCTGGAACAGAAGCAAATGAAGCTGCAATTAAATTTGCAAGGAAGTTTCAGAGATTTTCTCATCCCGATGAGAAGCAGCCTCCTGTGGAGTTCATTGCCTTCTCCAATTGCTTCCATGGAAGGACCATGGGTGCCGTTGCTTTGACAAGCAAAGAATATTACAGGTCACCTTTTGAACCTATAATGCCAGGAGTTACTTTCCTGGAGTATGGTAATGTTCAAGCAGCAAAAGAATTAATTCAGAGTGGTAAAATAGCTGCTGTATTTGTCGAACCAATCCAAGGTGAAGGTGGTATATATAGTGCAACACAAGAATTTTTACAAGCACTGAGGACTGCCTGTGATAGTGCAGGTTCTCTCCTTGTCTTTGATGAG gttcAATGCGGCCTAGGAAGAACTGGTCATCTTTGGGCGCATGAAGCTTATGGCATATACCCAGATATAATGACTCTTGCAAAGCCTCTTGCAGGAGGTCTACCTATTGGGGCAGTGTTGGTAACTGAAAGAGTTGCTGCTGCCATCAATTATGGGGATCATGGTAGCACCTTTGCTGGTGGTCCCCTTGTTTGCAACGCTGCAGTTGCTGTGCTGGACAAGATCTCCGGACCAGGTTTCCTTGCCAGTGTCGCAAAGAAAGGTCAAGATTTCAAGGAATTGCTGGTTAAGAAATTAGGAGGGAACTCACATGTGAGAGATGTACGAGGTGTGGGGCTTATTATTGGGATCGACCTTGATGTACCAGCATCTCCGCTGGTTGAAGCATGTCAACAATCTGGCCTTCTTGTACTGACAGCAGGGAAAGGAAATGTTGTGAGGCTTGTACCACCATTGACCATCACCGAGCAAGAATTGGACCATGCAGCTGAGATCTTATTCAATTGTTTACCTGTACTAGATAAGACCGCCAATAACTAG
- the LOC138337025 gene encoding probable (S)-N-methylcoclaurine 3'-hydroxylase isozyme 2 — MALPFEILFLLPFFLLPLTFFYFKVLRSSEITQLPPGPTPWPVIGNIFHMGKMPHITLTNFAKIYGPLMSLRLGSQCLVVGSSTSTAIEILKTHDRILSGRHVPNAVPAKRSDLDKISMGWTSECHNEWRYLRTLCRAELFSGKVLESQAYLREKKVMELVEFLRSKEGQVVNIGELVFATVLNMLSNVLISKDMVNLEKEIEDGGIRNLIRGLVEAISAPNVSDFYPVLGKLDLQGLRKRARYVMTEIRSNWELILEERRKNKESGSSSQHDFLEALLDNGLTNDCIHQLFVELVSAGSDTSTSTIEWAMAELIKNVETMKKVQEELEIELSESDYPKESQLLQMSYVQACVKETLRLHPPAPFLLPHRAIETCQVMNHTIPKDAQILVNVWAIMRDPLIWEDPEMFRPQRFLSSDMDFKGNDFEFLPFGAGRRICPGLPMAAIIIPLVLASLVHFFDWELPHRERPTELDMTEKFGVTLQKKEPLLLIPKPRK, encoded by the exons ATGGCTCTGCCATTTGAAATTCTTTTCCTGCTTCCATTTTTCCTTTTACCCTTAACTTTTTTCTACTTCAAAGTTCTCAGATCATCCGAAATCACACAACTTCCACCAGGACCAACACCATGGCCAGTCATAGGAAACATTTTTCATATGGGAAAAATGCCTCATATAACTCTGacaaattttgcaaaaatatatGGCCCTCTCATGTCCCTGAGGCTTGGAAGTCAATGTCTAGTTGTTGGATCATCAACTTCTACTGCTATAGAAATCCTCAAAACCCATGATAGAATTCTGTCAGGGAGACATGTTCCAAATGCTGTTCCAGCAAAAAGATCAGATCTTGACAAGATATCAATGGGCTGGACTTCTGAGTGTCACAATGAATGGAGATACTTGAGGACTTTATGCAGAGCTGAGCTGTTCTCAGGCAAAGTATTGGAGTCTCAAGCTTATTTGAGGGAGAAAAAAGTGATGGAATTGGTAGAATTCTTGAGGTCAAAAGAAGGTCAAGTGGTGAATATTGGAGAGCTAGTCTTTGCAACTGTTTTGAACATGTTGAGTAATGTTCTGATATCTAAAGATATGGTTAATTTGGAGAAAGAAATAGAAGATGGTGGGATTAGAAATCTAATAAGGGGATTAGTGGAAGCAATCTCAGCTCCAAATGTATCTGATTTTTATCCAGTATTAGGTAAATTAGATCTTCAAGGTCTGCGAAAAAGAGCTAGATATGTAATGACAGAGATTCGTTCTAACTGGGAACTGATTcttgaagaaagaaggaaaaataaagagagtggTTCTTCTAGCCAACATGATTTCTTGGAAGCTCTCCTTGATAATGGTCTTACCAATGATTGTATCCACCAGTTATTTGTG GAGTTAGTCTCTGCTGGTTCAGACACCAGTACCTCAACAATTGAGTGGGCGATGGCAGAACTGATAAAAAATGTAGAGACAATGAAGAAAGTTCAAGAGGAGCTCGAGATAGAACTCAGTGAAAGTGATTACCCAAAAGAATCTCAATTGCTGCAGATGTCCTATGTCCAAGCCTGTGTGAAGGAAACACTTAGGTTGCATCCTCCAGCACCATTTCTGCTTCCACATCGTGCTATCGAAACCTGCCAAGTGATGAATCACACAATTCCTAAAGACGCTCAAATCTTGGTTAATGTCTGGGCTATCATGAGGGATCCTTTGATATGGGAAGATCCAGAGATGTTTAGACCACAGAGGTTTCTGAGTTCCGATATGGACTTCAAAGGGAATGACTTTGAGTTCTTACCCTTTGGTGCAGGAAGGAGAATATGCCCAGGCCTGCCAATGGCTGCAATAATAATTCCCTTAGTCCTTGCTTCGCTTGTTCATTTCTTTGATTGGGAGCTTCCTCACAGAGAACGTCCCACTGAGCTAGACATGACTGAAAAGTTTGGAGTAACACTGCAAAAGAAAGAACCGCTGCTTCTGATTCCCAAGCCCAGAAAATGA
- the CYP80E6 gene encoding probable (S)-N-methylcoclaurine 3'-hydroxylase isozyme 2: MFLLPLFLLALTFFIFNIFRSSKTTQLPPGSTPWPVIGSIFQMVKMPHITLTNLAKTYGPVMSLKLGTKWLVVGSSSLAAIEILKTHDRILSGRDVPNAAPSKGLDLDKTSLGWRSECNSGWRYLRTLCRAELFAGKVLESQACLREKKVMELVEFLRSKEGQVVNIGELVFATVMNMLGNVLISKDMVNLEEEIEDGEIKSLVRGIVEVLSAPNISDLYPVLGKLDLQGLQKKSIDLVTKLCSNWEPILEEKRNSRRTRFLGLLDNGFTNDSIHQLLMELLLAGSDTTTSTIEWAMAELIKNVESMKKVQEELEIELSESDYLKESQLLQMSYIQACVKETLRLHPPGPLLLPHRAIKTCQVMSYTIPKDAQIFVNVWAITRDPLIWEEPDMFRPQRFLNSDMDFKGNDFEYLPFGAGRRICPALPMAAIEIPLVLALLVRFFDWELPHGKCPVELDMTEQFGVTLQKKEPLLLIPKARK; this comes from the exons ATGTTCCTGCTTCCACTTTTCCTCTTGGCCTTGACTTTTTTCATCTTCAATATTTTCAGATCATCAAAAACCACACAACTTCCACCAGGATCAACACCATGGCCAGTCATAGGTAGTATTTTTCAAATGGTAAAAATGCCTCACATAACTCTGACAAATTTAGCAAAAACTTATGGCCCTGTTATGTCCCTAAAGCTTGGAACTAAATGGTTAGTTGTTGGATCATCATCTCTTGCTGCTATAGAAATCCTCAAAACCCATGATAGAATTCTGTCAGGGAGAGATGTTCCAAATGCTGCTCCATCAAAAGGGTTAGATCTTGACAAGACATCACTGGGCTGGAGATCTGAATGTAACAGTGGATGGAGATACTTGAGGACTTTATGCAGAGCCGAGCTTTTCGCTGGAAAAGTATTGGAGTCTCAAGCTTGTCTGAGGGAGAAAAAAGTGATGGAATTGGTAGAATTCTTGAGGTCAAAAGAAGGTCAAGTGGTGAATATTGGAGAGCTAGTCTTTGCAACTGTGATGAACATGCTGGGTAATGTTCTGATATCCAAGGATATGGTTAATTTGGAGGAAGAAATAGAAGATGGCGAGATAAAAAGTCTTGTAAGGGGAATAGTGGAAGTGCTCTCTGCTCCAAATATATCTGATTTATATCCTGTTTTAGGTAAATTAGATCTTCAAGGTCTGCAAAAAAAATCTATAGATTTAGTGACAAAGCTTTGTTCCAACTGGGAACCGATTCTTGAAGAAAAAAGGAACAGTAGGAGAACAAGATTTCTTGGTCTCCTTGATAATGGTTTCACCAATGATAGTATCCACCAGTTATTAATG GAGTTACTCTTAGCTGGTTCAGACACCACTACCTCAACAATTGAGTGGGCGATGGCAGAACTGATAAAGAACGTAGAGTCAATGAAGAAAGTTCAAGAGGAGCTTGAGATAGAACTCAGTGAAAGTGATTACCTAAAAGAATCTCAATTGCTGCAGATGTCCTATATCCAAGCCTGTGTAAAGGAAACACTTAGGTTGCATCCTCCAGGACCATTGTTGCTTCCACATCGTGCTATCAAAACATGCCAAGTGATGAGTTACACAATTCCTAAAGACGCGCAAATCTTTGTTAACGTCTGGGCTATCACAAGGGATCCTTTGATATGGGAAGAACCAGACATGTTTAGACCACAGAGGTTTCTGAATTCTGATATGGATTTCAAAGGGAATGACTTTGAGTACTTACCCTTTGGTGCAGGACGAAGAATATGCCCAGCCCTGCCAATGGCTGCAATAGAAATTCCGTTAGTCCTTGCTTTACTTGTTCGTTTCTTTGATTGGGAACTTCCTCATGGAAAATGTCCTGTTGAGCTAGACATGACTGAACAGTTTGGAGTAACACTACAAAAGAAAGAACCGCTGCTTCTGATTCCCAAGGCCAGAAAATAA
- the LOC101244695 gene encoding scarecrow-like protein 28, with amino-acid sequence MLAGCSSSLLSPRHRLRSEASAQFQACNFPSMSTQRLDLPCSFARKDTSRSQSISRPVGLSVEKPIEAKNSTCSLKQNIRLPPSSTSAQTSYVEGRRESKDEFWEKGRSLKRYAEQGCIDDESCMSRAKRKKSNRKSGDSSEDGYDLSLSQLGGGDFWLQSGFNAARSVPLIAGLHPPQAAPFSFSCSGEEESVCYVPNEVISPPLPMSNNPWIESVVTEITNFGDKNVSTSQDLAREASVSSASLDSHGLVLRPNENLGEHEVGNGSRLPNPNDRGEVVTAHNGHNNHREDDAAELISLLVSCVEAIGSRNVTGVNQLIARLGQLASPRGSPVSRLTAYFTEALALRVARIWPHIFHIIPPRDLDRLDDDSSTALRLLNQVSPIPKFIHFTSNEILLRAFEGKDRVHIIDFDIKQGLQWPSLFQSLASRPNPPTHVRITGIGESKQDLVETGDRLAEFAEALNLAFEFHPVVDRLEDVRLWMLHVKEGESVAVNCVLQMHRLLYDSSGGILRDFLGLIRSTNPTIILMAEQEAEHNEPSLEARLVNSLRYYAAVFDSIAFGLPLDSPARIKIEELFARDIRNIIACEGRDRTERHECFGKWRKLMEQGGFRCTGITERELLQSQMLLKMYSCEDYRVTKQGNDDAALTLSWLDQPLCTVSAWTPIDAAGSSSSYYQPS; translated from the coding sequence ATGTTGGCTGGTTGTTCTTCTTCATTGTTGTCACCTAGGCATAGATTAAGGAGTGAAGCATCTGCACAGTTTCAAGCTTGTAATTTCCCTTCAATGAGCACACAAAGATTGGACTTGCCATGTAGTTTTGCCAGGAAAGATACCTCAAGGTCCCAGTCCATTAGTAGGCCAGTGGGACTTTCTGTTGAGAAGCCAATTGAAGCGAAGAACAGTACTTGCTCTCTCAAGCAGAACATTCGTCTACCGCCATCCTCGACAAGTGCTCAGACATCATATGTAGAAGGTAGGAGAGAAAGCAAAGATGAATTTTGGGAAAAAGGTAGGAGCTTGAAGAGGTATGCTGAGCAGGGATGTATTGATGATGAGAGCTGCATGAGCAGAGCTAAGAGGAAAAAAAGTAATAGGAAGTCAGGTGATTCTTCAGAAGATGGCTATGATCTGAGTTTGAGCCAATTGGGTGGTGGCGATTTCTGGTTACAATCAGGTTTCAATGCGGCGCGATCAGTTCCCCTAATTGCAGGCCTTCATCCACCTCAAGCAGCACCATTCTCCTTTTCTTGTTCCGGAGAGGAAGAGAGTGTATGTTATGTGCCAAATGAGGTGATATCACCACCTCTGCCTATGTCAAACAATCCTTGGATTGAATCTGTAGTGACTGAGATTACTAATTTTGGCGACAAGAATGtctcaacaagtcaagatcttGCCAGAGAGGCCTCAGTATCAAGTGCTTCTTTAGACAGTCATGGCTTGGTTCTTAGGCCTAATGAGAATCTCGGGGAGCATGAAGTAGGCAATGGTTCTAGGCTACCTAATCCAAATGACAGGGGTGAAGTTGTAACAGCACATAATGGGCATAATAACCACAGGGAGGATGATGCAGCTGAGCTGATCAGCTTACTTGTGAGTTGTGTTGAAGCAATTGGCTCAAGGAATGTTACTGGTGTTAATCAACTGATAGCTAGGCTAGGGCAGCTTGCCTCTCCAAGAGGGTCTCCAGTAAGTCGGCTAACTGCTTACTTCACCGAAGCTTTAGCTTTGCGTGTTGCGAGGATTTGGCCTCATATCTTTCACATTATACCCCCTCGGGACCTTGATCGTTTAGATGATGATAGCAGTACAGCATTGAGGCTGTTGAATCAGGTTAGTCCAATTCCAAAGTTCATCCATTTCACATCAAATGAGATTCTGCTTAGAGCTTTTGAAGGCAAGGACCGGGTTCACATTATTGATTTTGACATTAAGCAAGGGCTGCAGTGGCCTAGCCTGTTTCAGAGTTTGGCTTCTAGGCCCAACCCTCCTACTCATGTTAGAATTACTGGTATAGGAGAATCAAAGCAGGATCTTGTTGAAACAGGAGATAGACTTGCTGAGTTTGCTGAGGCGTTGAATCTGGCTTTCGAGTTCCATCCAGTTGTTGACAGGTTGGAAGATGTACGGCTATGGATGCTTCATGTAAAAGAGGGAGAAAGTGTTGCAGTGAATTGTGTGTTGCAGATGCATAGGCTTCTATATGATAGTTCTGGGGGGATCCTGAGAGACTTTTTGGGGCTGATTAGAAGCACAAATCCCACCATTATTCTGATGGCAGAGCAAGAAGCTGAGCACAATGAGCCTAGCTTGGAAGCAAGACTTGTCAACTCACTTAGATACTATGCTGCTGTATTTGATTCTATTGCTTTCGGTCTTCCATTAGACAGTCCTGCCAGGATTAAGATAGAGGAGTTGTTTGCTCGGGATATTAGAAATATCATTGCTTGTGAAGGACGAGATAGGACTGAAAGGCATGAATGCTTTGGGAAATGGCGGAAGTTGATGGAACAAGGGGGTTTCAGATGCACTGGGATTACAGAAAGGGAACTGCTTCAGAGTCAAATGCTGTTGAAGATGTACTCATGTGAAGACTACAGGGTCACAAAGCAGGGGAATGATGATGCTGCACTTACTCTGAGTTGGTTAGACCAGCCTCTATGCACAGTCTCCGCGTGGACACCCATTGATGCTGCTGGAAGTTCATCCTCTTATTATCAGCCAAGTTGA
- the LOC101244402 gene encoding UBX domain-containing protein produces MARPNQEEIETFMSITGVSEATAIQKLEEHGGSLNEAVNAHFNQGDINRVHPAPVSAAPHEDDMEIDDPITEEFHRPPFSVFSSSRTPSAFSLLDPSFTRSMFDTDLTSRAPFVSHPRQVREIPIEVKDGDGQSGHSRNAPVIEDVTDADQTQGPETRGTVIIEEDDDDDEVIPGPLATRAVRRDRTNDDIFGGDSTAVFSGPSAPGGDVLPDYANDIEEEMVRAAIEASRRDAEMSTQQFDVNSDLSDSRPQPRESHLEDAELARAVSLSLKAAEQEKAMHEGSKAIPESEGYKPAEENEHGKSTISNGRQFRSEVGSSSIQDEAEDLEEEPLVWRRRKPISSGSETAQDVEERVVSPLSSPRQNLNHSPRNGADFQSDEWGGMSSLEHDEAVMLEAAIFGGIPEGTGYRLPSAPRQPIQNGADGPMGPYQWRMPRAPSPSLVAQRLLREQQDDEYHAALQADREKELKAKQEAEAALEEKRLEEEELRRKAEEEKEMERQLAAKEASLPQEPTADNENAVNLVVRMPDGSRRGRRFLKSDRLQSLFDYIDIGRVIKPGTYRLVRPYPRRAFSDGESTVSLDELGLTSKQEALFLESI; encoded by the exons GAGCATGGCGGGAGTCTGAATGAAGCTGTGAATGCGCATTTCAACCAGGGGGACATCAATAG AGTACATCCAGCACCTGTTTCTGCTGCTCCACACGAGGATGATATGGAAATAGATGATCCGATTACAGAGGAATTTCACAGACCTCCCTTTTCAGTTTTTTCCTCTTCTAGAACTCCAAGTGCTTTCTCCCTTCTTGATCCTAGTTTCACTCGAAGTATGTTTGACACCGATCTTACTAGCCGTGCTCCGTTTGTTTCACATCCAAGACAAGTAAGAGAGATCCCTATTGAGGTGAAGGATGGGGATGGACAATCTGGTCATTCTAGAAATGCTCCTGTTATTGAGGATGTTACAGACGCTGACCAGACTCAAGGCCCAGAAACTCGTGGGACTGTCATAATTGAGGaggacgatgacgatgatgaagTAATTCCAGGTCCCCTGGCAACACGTGCTGTCAGGCGTGATAGAACAAATGATGATATCTTTGGTGGGGACTCTACAGCAGTATTCTCAGGACCAAGTGCTCCTGGTGGTGATGTCTTACCAGACTATGCCAATGATATTGAGGAGGAAATGGTTCGTGCTGCGATTGAAGCTTCTAGACGTGATGCTGAAATGTCGACCCAACAATTTGATGTCAACAGT GATCTAAGTGATTCAAGGCCTCAACCAAGGGAGTCTCATCTAGAGGATGCTGAACTTGCACGTGCAGTCTCTTTGTCTTTGAAG GCTGCTGAGCAGGAGAAAGCGATGCATGAAGGAAGTAAAGCTATACCAGAATCAGAAGGTTATAAGCCAGCTGAAGAGAATGAGCATGGAAAATCAACAATTTCAAATGGAAG GCAATTTAGATCAGAGGTGGGGAGTTCATCCATCCAAGATGAGGCTGAAGATTTAGAAGAGGAACCACTGGTTTGGCGCAGAAGAAAACCTATATCTTCAGGTTCAGAAACAGCTCAGGATGTCGAAGAACGTGTTGTTAGCCCATTATCAAGTCCTCGACAGAATCTTAATCACTCCCCAAGAAACGGTGCTGACTTCCAGTCTGATGAG TGGGGGGGCATGTCATCCCTGGAGCATGATGAAGCTGTCATGCTTGAAGCTGCAATATTTGGTGGAATACCTGAGGGTACTGGATACCGATTGCCATCTGCACCTCGTCAGCCTATTCAGAATGGTGCTGATGGACCTATGGGCCCCTATCAATGGCGCATGCCTCGTGCCCCATCTCCGTCTCTTGTGGCACAGCGTTTACTTCGGGAACAGCAG GATGATGAATATCATGCTGCATTGCAAGCTGATAGAGAAAAGGAATTGAAGGCGAAGCAAGAAGCTGAAGCTGCACTTGAAGAGAAGAGACTGGAGGAGGAGGAATTACGAAGGAAAGCAGAGGAGGAAAAG GAAATGGAGAGACAACTAGCAGCAAAAGAAGCTTCCCTTCCTCAGGAGCCCACAGCAGATAATGAGAATGCTGTGAATCTCGTTGTGCGTATGCCTGATGGCAGCCGCAGAGGCCGGCGCTTTCTCAAATCTGATAGATTACAG TCCCTTTTCGATTACATTGATATCGGCAGAGTGATCAAGCCCGGCACATATAGATTG GTAAGACCTTACCCAAGGCGTGCTTTCAGTGACGGAGAGAGTACTGTGTCTCTGGACGAACTGGGGTTGACCAGCAAACAAGAAGCCTTGTTTCTGGAGTCGATATAA